A genomic region of Phragmites australis chromosome 2, lpPhrAust1.1, whole genome shotgun sequence contains the following coding sequences:
- the LOC133909326 gene encoding uncharacterized protein LOC133909326, producing MDEDWELLLACPKAAAAAEPYAGVGEDDAGAIKHDYFDLGSGAKYPRRASLSKGDSEEEELLADSGSASWVEPDPDDLIFPSRDRAALWSDSSSDGEKTEVEPFEGAAAPAEPEGAVAKGGEAVRWWKLPLDALRVWALRAARSAWSVPFAVALLGFAVLGRRLYRMRRQSKAVARVRLVLDEKKASQFKGQASRLNESITMVRRAPIIKPMLPANGVTPWPVLGHL from the exons ATGGACGAGGACTGGGAGCTCCTCCTCGCGTGCCccaaggccgccgccgcggccgagcCGTACGCCGGCGTCGGGGAGGACGACGCCGGCGCCATCAAGCACGATTACTTCGACCTCGGCTCCGGCGCCAAGTACCCCAGGAGGGCGTCGTTGTCGAAAGGGgactccgaggaggaggagctcctcgCAGACTCCGGCAGCGCGAGCTGGGTGGAGCCGGACCCCGATGACCTCATCTTCCCCAGCCGTGACCGCGCGGCGCTGTGGTCGGACTCGTCCTCGGACGGAGAGAAGACCGAGGTCGAGCCGTTCGAGGGggccgcggcgccggcggagcccgAGGGGGCGGTGGCGAAGGGAGGAGAAGCGGTGCGGTGGTGGAAGCTGCCGCTGGACGCGCTGCGGGTGTGGGCCCTGCGCGCGGCGAGGAGCGCGTGGTCGGTGCCGTTTGCCGTCGCGCTACTCGGCTTCGCCGTGCTCGGGCGTCGGCTGTACCGGATGCGGCGCCAGAGCAAGGCCGTCGCGCGCGTCCGCCTCGTCCTCGACGAAAAG AAGGCATCTCAATTCAAGGGCCAAGCATCACGTCTGAATGAATCCATCACGATGGTGCGGCGAGCTCCGATCATAAAGCCTATGCTTCCTGCCAATGGAGTGACTCCGTGGCCTGTGCTGGGGCACCTGTGA